A region from the Melospiza georgiana isolate bMelGeo1 chromosome 10, bMelGeo1.pri, whole genome shotgun sequence genome encodes:
- the EIF4G1 gene encoding eukaryotic translation initiation factor 4 gamma 1 isoform X2, which produces MNKAPQPTGGAPTAPHPAPSPGLPQPTFPPGQTAPVVFNPAPTSQMNTPSQPRQFPAGPRAIHQQGGFRSLQHFYQNRAQPPASASRVQSNTTARPGPPAHVYPAASQVMMIPSQISYTPSQGAYYIPGQGRSTYVVPTQQYPVQPGAPSFYPGASPTEFGTYAGAYYPAQGVQQFSAGVPTAQVIVSQQPPIPPKRERKTIRIRDPNQGGKDITEEIMSGARTSSTPTPPQAGSGLEPQANGETPHVAVIVRPDDRPKPALVVSKPVSLEPSKSASPSPPPPLIPEVEPVVLSPVTLVPMEPPVDTDTKAEQGEAPPDPQKTLSAITTVPGAAELPLVPAPNMDTVAAGEEEEEEGEVAISLPEPTVQEPVPPEVPPVPIVPSMPAVPPVPAAPSPPPVVPQAPEAPAKPASPSPPPPREEPCPETAAEANGVLEETPETVPEAPVCQPVPVSEPVPVPTLDSPVAQPEELPLPNGVEGTSKAEPSEEQPESDVSPVSEPEEPAQPGTPASPPAEEEEEEGEGPGETQERSLSPAPAPSQISEATAQVAMSVPKKKRRMKELNKKEAVGDLLDAFKESQTGDSASEAENKPPVSAPASEAEDVAPARPQEESEETWEEKEDKLAPEKGKAAGQKYGYKEEQWKPLNPEEKKRYDREFLLGFQFIFASMQKPEGLPQITDVVLDKPCVPSQANKTPLRPIDPIRINSMNCSPDFTPSFANLGRPVMGNRGLPSGLGPRRSQPSQRKEPRKIIATVSLNEDVKLNKAEKAWKPSSKRASEEEDPENIKTQELLRRVRSILNKLTPQMFQQLMKQVMELSIDTEERLKGVIDLVFEKAISEPNFSVAYANMCRCLMGLKVPTTDKPTVTVNFRKLLLNRCQKEFEKDKDDDEIFEKRQKEMDDASAPEEKARMKDELEEARDKARRRSLGNIKFIGELFKLKMLTEAIMHDCVVKLLKNHDEESLECLCRLLTTIGKDLDFEKAKPRMDQYFNQMEKIIKEKKTSSRIRFMLQDVIDLRRNSWVPRRGDQGPKTIDQIHKEAEMEEHREHIKVQQLMSKDKRRGPPGPSSGGRSSLVADDGWNTVPISKGNRPIDTSRLTKITKPGSIDSNNQLFAPGGRLSWGKGSSGGSGAKPADSGRPATSTLNRFSALQQSMPAESPESRRVVQRSSSSRDRSEKAGDRGDRESRSEKGSDRVERLDRGERVDRNRSALTKRSFSKETEDRSREREKQGGPEAVRKAASMTEERDRSRETVKQEPTPPATSTKPALSEEELEKKSKAIIEEYLHINDMKEALQCVQELGSPSSLYIFVQNGIESTLERSTISREHMGALLCQLVKAGTLSKEQYYKGLREILEVAEDMEIDIPHIWLYLAELITPILQEEGIPMEELFREITKPLVPIGKATTLLVEVLGLLCKGMGQKTAGKLWRDGGLSWKEFLPEDQDVNKFVTEQKLEYTMGDSSDMPSRKELTSEELCKQMDKLLKENPNNQRIYDWIEANLSEQQVSSNTFIRALMTSVCHLAIVCEYQGEVGAGGCPCLQCPSHTLSPAVENPYRVDAMVIRNQAKLLQKYLRDEQKELQALYALQALVVKLDQPPNLLRMFFDALYDEDVIKEEAFYKWESSKDPAEQQGKGVALKSVTAFFTWLREAEDESDNN; this is translated from the exons ATGAACAAAGCTCCACAGCCCACAGGAGGAGCCCCGACTGCCCCGCACCCTGCCCCTTCTCCCGGACTGCCGCAG CCGACGTTCCCACCTGGTCAGACGGCACCTGTGGTTTTTAACCCGGCACCGACTTCACAAATGAATACGCCTTCTCAGCCGCGCCAG TTTCCAGCAGGGCCTCGGGCTATTCACCAGCAG GGAGGATTCAGGTCTCTTCAG CATTTCTACCAGAACAGGGCACAGCCTCCTGCCAGTGCGTCCCGCGTGCAGAGTAACACGacggctcggcccggccctcCTGCCCATGTGTATCCAGCTGCTTCCCAGGTGATGATGATACCCTCCCAGATATCCTACACACCTTCCCAAGGAGCCTATTACATTCCCGGACAG GGTCGCTCCACGTACGTTGTCCCGACCCAACAGTACCCGGTCCAACCTGGCGCCCCTAGTTTTTATCCTGGAGCCAGCCCCACAGAGTTCGGGACTTACG CGGGTGCGTACTACCCGGCGCAGGGGGTGCAGCAGTTCTCAGCGGGGGTCCCCACTGCCCAGGTCATTGTGAGCCAGCAACCACCGATCCCCCCAAAACGAGAGCGCAAGACG ATCCGAATACGAGACCCCAACCAAGGTGGCAAAGACATTACAGAAGAAATTATGTCTGGAGCAAGGACCTCATCCACCCCCACTCCTCCACAG GCTGGAAGCGGTTTGGAGCCCCAGGCCAATGGAGAGACCCCCCATGTAGCAGTTATTGTCCGGCCCG ATGACCGCCCGAAGCCTGCGCTGGTGGTGAGCAAGCCCGTCTCCCTGGAGCCCAGCAAATCGGCCTCCCCgtctcctccccctcccctgaTCCCCGAGGTGGAGCCCGTGGTGCTCTCGCCCGTGACGCTGGTGCCAATGGAGCCTCCTGTGGACACGGACACGAAAGCGGAGCAGGGCGAGGCGCCACCTGACCCGCAAAAGACGTTAAGCGCCATCACtacagtgccaggggctgcgGAGCTGCCCCTTGTGCCCGCGCCCAACATGGACACGGTGGCTgcgggggaggaggaggaagaggagggggaagtTGCTATTTCCCTCCCGGAGCCCACTGTGCAGGAGCCTGTGCCCCCCGAGGTGCCGCCGGTGCCCATTGTTCCCTCGATGCCAGCCGTGCCCCCGGTGCCGGCTGCGCCGTCGCCACCGCCCGTTGTACCACAGGCCCCTGAAGCGCCTGCCAAACCcgcctcccccagcccccctcCGCCCCGGGAAGAGCCCTGCCCCGAGACCGCTGCTGAGGCCAATGGGGTTTTGGAGGAGACGCCTGAGACGGTCCCTGAGGCGCCCGTGTGCCAGCCAGTGCCGGTCTCTGAGCCGGtgcctgtgcccaccctggacTCCCCCGTTGCCCAGCCTGAAGAGCTGCCCCTACCCAATGGTGTGGAGGGCACCAGCAAAGCGGAGCCGAGTGAGGAGCAGCCCGAGTCAGATGTCAGTCCCGTCTCAGAGCCtgaggagccagcccagcctggcacccctGCCTCCCCacctgcagaggaggaggaggaagagggcgAAGGCCCTGGTGAGACCCAGGAGCGAAGCTtgagcccagcccctgccccttcGCAGATCTCGGAGGCGACCGCGCAAG tCGCCATGTCGGTGCCAAAGAAGAAACGAAGGATGAAGGAGCTGAACAAGAAGGAGGCAGTAGGTGATTTGCTGGATGCCTTTAAAGAG TCTCAGACTGGTGATAGTGCCTCGGAGGCGGAGAACAAGCCCCCCGTGTCTGCCCCTGCTAGTGAAGCAGAGGATGTGGCTCCTGCCCGTCCACAGGAGGAGTCGGAAGAGAcgtgggaggagaaggaagacaAGCTGGCCCCGGAGAAGGGCAAGGCTGCCGGCCAGAAGTATGGCTACAAGGAAG AGCAATGGAAGCCATTGAACCCTGAGGAGAAGAAGCGATATGACCGGGAGTTCCTGCTGGGCTTCCAGTTCATCTTTGCCAGCATGCAGAAACCTGAGGGGCTGCCCCAGATCACAGATGTGGTGCTGGACAAG CCGTGTGTACCTTCGCAGGCCAACAAGACCCCACTGCGGCCAATCGACCCCATCCGCATCAATAGCATGAACTGCAGCCCCGACTTCACCCCCTCCTTCGCCAACCTTGGCCGGCCTGTCATGGGCAACCGGGGCCTG CCCTCAGGGTTGGGTCCCCGCCGCTCCCAGCCGAGTCAGAGGAAGGAGCCCCGCAAAATCATTGCTACTGTGTCCCTCAATGAGGATGTCAAGCTGAACAAGGCCGAGAAGGCCTGGAAACCCAGCAGCAAACGTGCTTCCGAGGAGGAGGATCCTGAGAATATCAAGACACAG GAACTGCTCCGCCGTGTCCGCAGCATCCTCAACAAGCTGACACCCCAGATGTTCCAGCAACTGATGAAGCAGGTGATGGAGTTGTCCATCGACACGGAGGAGCGGCTCAAGGGTGTCATCGACCTCGTCTTCGAGAAGGCCATCTCGGAGCCAAACTTCTCTGTTGCCTATGCTAACATGTGCCGTTGCCTTATGGGG CTTAAAGTGCCCACAACAGACAAGCCCACAGTGACTGTGAACTTCCGCAAGCTGCTGCTCAACCGCTGCCAGAAGGAGTTTGAGAAGGACAAGGATGATGATGAGATCTTTGAGAAGCGGCAGAAGGAGATGGATGATGCCAGTGCT CCCGAGGAGAAGGCGCGTATGAAGGATGAGCTGGAGGAGGCGCGGGACAAGGCCCGCCGACGATCCCTGGGCAACATCAAGTTCATTGGAGAGCTCTTCAAACTGAAGATGTTGACAGAGGCCATTATGCATGACTGCGTGGTGAAGCTGCTCAAAAACCACGATGAAGAGTCTCTTGAGTGCCTTTGCCGCCTGCTTACGACTATTGGAAAGGACTTGGACTTCGAGAAAGCCAAG CCCAGGATGGACCAGTACTTCAATCAGATGGAGAAGATcatcaaagagaaaaagacaTCATCCCGAATCCGTTTCATGCTGCAGGATGTGATTGACCTAAGACGG aaTAGCTGGGTGCCGCGGCGGGGAGACCAGGGCCCCAAAACCATCGATCAGATCCACAAGGAAGCAGAGATGGAGGAGCATCGAGAACACATCAAAGTGCAGCAGCTCATGTCAAAGGACAAGAGGAGAGGACCCCCTGGGCCATCCTCTGGTG GACGCAGTAGCCTGGTTGCAGATGATGGCTGGAACACAGTGCCCATCAGCAAGGGCAACCGGCCCATTGACACCAGCCGGTTAACAAAGATCACCAAG cctggatCCATTGACTCCAATAACCAGCTCTTTGCACCGGGTGGGCGGCTGAGCTGGGGCAAAGGCAGCAGCGGAGGGTCTGGCGCGAAGCCCGCAGATTCAG GGCGACCAGCCACGAGCACCTTGAACCGCTTCTCAGCGCTCCAGCAGTCAATGCCTGCCGAGAGCCCAGAGTCCCGCCGTGTGGTGCAGAG gagcagctccagccgtgACAGGTCAGAgaaggctggggacagaggggaccgGGAGTCACGTTCGGAGAAGGGCAGCGACCGTGTAGAGCGTCTTGACCGGGGGGAGAGAGTAGACAGGAACAGATCTGCCCTCACCAAGAGGAGCTTCAGCAAAGAgacagaggacaggagccgagaACGGGAGAAGCAGGGCGGCCCCGAGGCCGTGCGCAAGGCTGCGAGCATGACGGAGGAACGGGACCGGAGCCGAGAGACCG TTAAACAAGAGCCAACACCTCCTGCAACATCCACCAAGCCCGCGCTGTCGGAAGAGGAACTGGAGAAGAAATCCAAGGCGATCATAGAGGAATACCTGCACATCAATGACATGAAG gaggccctgcagtgtgtgcaggagctgggcagccccTCCTCGCTCTACATCTTTGTGCAAAATGGCATCGAGTCCACGCTGGAGAGGAGCACCATCTCCCGCGAGCACAtgggggccctgctctgccagctggtGAAGGCAGGCACGCTCTCCAAGGAGCAGTACTACAAAGG GCTGCGGGAGATCTTGGAGGTCGCAGAGGACATGGAGATTGACATCCCACACATCTGGCTGTACCTGGCTGAGCTCATCACACCCATCCTGCAAGAAGAAGGCATCCCCATGGAAGAGCTGTTCAG GGAGATCACAAAGCCCCTGGTGCCCATTGGGAAGGCCACCACGCTGCTGGTCGAGGTGCTGGGCTTGTTGTGCAAGGGCATG GGCCAGAAGACCGCAGGAAAGCTGTGGCGGGATGGGggcctgagttggaaggaattcctgcctgaGGACCAGGATGTCAACAAATTTGTCACAGAGCAG AAATTGGAGTACACAATGGGGGACAGCTCAGACATGCCAAGCCGCAAGGAGCTGACCTCAGAGGAGCTGTGCAAGCAAATGGACAAACTGCTGAAGGAGAACCCGAACAACCAAAGAATATATGACTGGATTGAG GCCAACCTGAGCGAGCAGCAGGTCTCGTCCAACACGTTTATCAGGGCCCTGATGACGTCTGTGTGCCACTTGGCCATTGTCTGTGAGTACCAGGGTGAGGTGGGAGCGGGGGGGTGCCcctgcctgcagtgcccctCTCACACCCTGTCCCCTGCAGTTGAGAACCCGTACCGCGTGGACGCCATGGTCATCCGCAACCAGGCCAAGCTGCTCCAGAAGTACCTGCGGGATGAGCAGAAGGAGCTACAGGCACTCTATGCCCTGCAAGCCTTGGTGGTGAAGTTGGACCAGCCTCCCA ACCTGCTGCGGATGTTCTTTGATGCCCTCTACGATGAGGACGTCATCAAGGAGGAGGCTTTCTACAAGTGGGAGTCCAGCAAGGACCCGGCCGAGCAGCAGGGCAAAGGGGTGGCTCTCAAATCGGTGACAGCCTTTTTCACCTGGCTCCGGGAAGCTGAGGATGAGTCGGACAACAACTGA